One stretch of Rhizoctonia solani chromosome 8, complete sequence DNA includes these proteins:
- a CDS encoding ATPase: MRVSVRTSLVLVVYHLHSYKAIAKALSDQVQSALKAFLVSVACQTRLIHRGFTTAEADIMFNEISPNDPFHLAVIFLTEGDPQGGWWHTSAHGHQKDSTVCEEDFLSTCLVNLEDVAERAVTARIFGVSCGYNLKVNGTINSIVRFLERTPYQSFVTPSTSSLLMCDYIPIFPEIFLNLYYFGTALEPALYRVWGKSKEARSHTGLMLFTRSPESVEMQVKAISYAPIASRPLGVPLPLLQTICGCDNDGMKWSFKKTFVNGLEAIFIYRAPCCQVELQVGIYPGNRQKFVQHEMHFVVENWDRESDYFTFNDSDNVKMKILPPRFDGKPSLVCRDRPWTTAGINAAKMEEQFAEYMNVNTM, translated from the exons ATGCGAGTATCAGTCCGAACCTCCCTCGTGTTGGTAGTTTATCATTTGCACTCTTACAaggccattgccaaggcaCTTTCTGATCAAGTGCAATCGGCATTAAAAGCATTTCTGGTGTCAGTTGCTTGCCAAACCAGGTTGATTCATCGCGGATTTACAACAGCCGAAGCTGATATCATGTTCAACGA GATTTCCCCCAATGATCCTTTTCACCTTGCTGTAATTTTTTTAACCGAAGGTGATCCTCAAGGAGGCTGGTGGCACACCTCGGCACATGGCCATCAAAAAGACTCAACCGTGTGTGAAGAAGATTTTCTCAGTACGTGCCTAGTAAATCTTGAAGATGTTGCAGAACGGGCCGTTACCGCTCGCATTTTTGGAGTGTCCTGTGGCTACAACTTGAAAGTAAATGGCACGATCAATTCAATTGTCAGATTTCTCGAACG CACGCCTTACCAGTCTTTTGTTACACCAAGCACTAGCTCACTCTTGATGTGCGACTATATCCCCATCTTCCCAGAGATTTTCCTCAATCTTTACTACTTTGGGACCGCACTTGAGCCAGCTCTTTATCGTGTATGGGGCAAGTCCAAAGAAGCAAGGTCGCACACGGGACTCATGCTTTTTACCCGATCACCTGAAAGTGTCGAAATGCAAGTGAAAGCCATCTCCTATGCACCCATCGCCTCTCGCCCGTTGGGAGTCCCGTTACCATTACTACAAACTATCTGCGGGTGCGATAACGATGGAATGAAATGGTCTTTCAAAAAAACATTTGTCAACGGGCTAGAGGCCATATTTATTTACCGTGCCCCATGCTGCCAGGTTGAGTTACAGGTCGGTATATATCCGGGTAACCGTCAAAAATTTGTGCAGCATGAGATGCATTTCGTCGTTGAAAATTGGGATCGTGAAAGTGACTACTTCACCTTCAACGACTCCGATAATGTAAAGATGAAAATTCTT CCTCCACGCTTCGATGGAAAACCTAGCTTGGTATGTAGAGATCGACCATGGACAACGGCTGGGATAAATGCCGCCAAGATGGAGGAACAGTTTGCAGAATACATGAACGTCAATACCATGTAA